The following coding sequences are from one Microcoleus sp. FACHB-831 window:
- a CDS encoding putative baseplate assembly protein yields MDFDFLPKLPKSDLDDRKFKDLVEECLQRIPRYCPEWTNYNPSDPGITLIELFAWLTDQMLLRFNQVPRRNYVAFLELLGIRLQAPAPAKTDLTFYLTTALPDSYCIPAATEVATVRTETEEAVVFSTDAPLTIGKPRIRHFLTAETAETVPQVLRDRFTNLWTQRSNGHWEGREQSIFNDQPQPGNCFYLVFEPDQPIEGNVIAITIKGEEATSTGINPDAPPRRWEAWNGAYWQSVLLQEADDGTRGFSFSELAQQGNNPLQGADVILHMPNRWPVEQFTAYQGRWLRCMFATPYYTQSGYSSSPRILGFGARAIGGTVGATQSITIRDEVLEVSDGTPGQTFQLQGIPLLERREDEYILVTPPGGMPQRWREVKDFADSGSEDLHYTIDSLTGTVQFGPLVREPGQIKQQTQWRRRYEMGNGELSAGQFSGVETGLTTLNSSALAPAGRDGRAGVSSEYDDNDMSRQYGAVPPRGSLIRMVAYRTGGGVRGNVARGAISVPKTAVPYVSRVVNYEPARNGSDAESLEDAAIRVPKTLRTRDRAVTKEDFEALTLQAGAGAVARALCLPALSGGEAGAVRLLIVPDANTDAIRIGEGINPEQFALSPQLQAQIMAYLDERRLLGVPVRLHEPEYTGVAVQTEVALDPEYNNPRAQQEILFKLRVALYRFLNPLTGGPQRGGWPFGRPVYPSDIVTLFQQTPGVRYLGVVQLFELRKDDQGWVRTLPQDPVIDPGPLGLICSWAGNRRPASAHVVNLIQ; encoded by the coding sequence GTGGACTTCGATTTTCTTCCCAAATTACCAAAGTCAGATTTAGACGATCGTAAATTTAAGGACTTAGTAGAGGAGTGCCTTCAACGCATCCCGCGCTACTGTCCGGAATGGACGAATTACAACCCCAGCGATCCAGGCATCACGCTGATAGAGTTATTTGCTTGGTTGACCGACCAAATGTTGCTGCGGTTTAATCAAGTTCCCCGCCGCAACTACGTCGCCTTTCTAGAGTTGCTGGGAATTCGTCTCCAAGCACCCGCACCAGCTAAGACAGATCTGACCTTTTACCTCACCACTGCACTGCCAGATAGTTACTGCATTCCCGCAGCAACAGAAGTCGCGACAGTACGGACAGAAACCGAAGAAGCAGTCGTTTTTAGCACTGACGCACCGCTAACGATCGGCAAGCCTAGAATTAGACACTTTCTGACTGCGGAAACAGCAGAAACAGTACCGCAGGTATTGCGCGATCGCTTCACTAACCTATGGACTCAACGCTCTAACGGTCATTGGGAAGGTAGAGAACAATCTATATTCAACGACCAACCCCAGCCTGGGAATTGCTTTTATCTGGTATTCGAGCCAGATCAACCTATAGAAGGCAACGTCATAGCCATTACCATTAAAGGCGAAGAAGCCACATCTACAGGCATCAACCCCGATGCTCCCCCCCGGCGGTGGGAAGCTTGGAACGGTGCTTACTGGCAATCAGTCCTGCTACAAGAAGCCGACGATGGCACGCGAGGATTTAGTTTTAGCGAACTAGCTCAACAGGGAAATAACCCCCTCCAGGGAGCAGATGTCATACTACATATGCCCAACCGCTGGCCAGTTGAGCAATTCACCGCATATCAAGGTCGTTGGTTGCGCTGTATGTTCGCGACCCCCTACTATACCCAATCTGGCTACAGCAGTTCCCCCCGAATTCTGGGATTCGGCGCACGCGCTATTGGCGGTACCGTAGGAGCAACTCAAAGTATTACCATCCGCGATGAAGTCCTCGAAGTAAGCGATGGCACGCCAGGGCAAACCTTCCAATTGCAAGGCATTCCCCTACTAGAGCGTCGGGAAGATGAATACATTCTGGTGACACCTCCTGGCGGAATGCCGCAAAGGTGGCGCGAGGTAAAAGATTTTGCCGACTCTGGCTCAGAAGACTTGCACTATACAATTGATTCGCTCACAGGGACGGTTCAATTTGGGCCGCTGGTTCGAGAGCCAGGACAAATCAAACAGCAAACCCAATGGCGTCGCCGTTACGAAATGGGTAATGGGGAACTATCTGCTGGCCAATTTAGCGGTGTAGAGACCGGATTAACCACTCTAAATTCTTCAGCTTTAGCGCCTGCTGGTAGAGACGGGAGAGCTGGGGTCTCTAGCGAGTATGACGATAACGATATGTCGCGTCAATATGGTGCAGTACCGCCGCGAGGTTCGTTGATTCGCATGGTTGCTTACCGCACTGGTGGGGGAGTTAGAGGCAATGTAGCTAGGGGAGCGATATCAGTACCGAAAACTGCCGTTCCATACGTTTCCAGGGTTGTCAACTACGAGCCAGCGCGGAACGGGTCGGATGCAGAATCTTTAGAAGATGCAGCAATCAGAGTGCCTAAAACGCTGCGTACCCGCGATCGCGCCGTCACCAAAGAAGATTTCGAGGCTTTGACATTACAAGCGGGAGCCGGAGCAGTTGCTCGCGCCCTCTGTCTACCCGCACTTTCTGGTGGCGAAGCAGGTGCGGTTAGGCTGCTGATCGTACCCGACGCCAATACCGACGCGATCCGAATCGGCGAAGGAATCAACCCAGAGCAATTTGCCCTTAGCCCTCAATTGCAAGCGCAAATCATGGCCTACCTAGACGAGCGGCGGCTACTAGGCGTGCCAGTGCGATTGCACGAACCAGAATACACTGGTGTAGCCGTGCAAACAGAAGTGGCATTAGATCCGGAATACAACAACCCCCGCGCCCAACAGGAAATCCTGTTTAAATTGCGTGTCGCCCTCTACCGCTTTCTCAACCCCCTCACCGGAGGGCCACAACGCGGGGGCTGGCCATTTGGTCGCCCCGTTTACCCTTCGGATATAGTTACGTTGTTCCAGCAAACCCCTGGAGTGCGTTACTTGGGCGTTGTACAACTGTTTGAGTTACGCAAAGACGACCAAGGCTGGGTGCGTACCCTCCCTCAAGACCCAGTAATCGATCCAGGCCCCCTGGGGCTAATATGTTCGTGGGCAGGTAATCGCCGTCCCGCCTCGGCTCACGTCGTCAACCTCATTCAATGA
- a CDS encoding GPW/gp25 family protein, with protein sequence MAEVPDNQQAYLGTGLAFPLRLTVQGSIQLSSAERNIEESIWLILRTDVGERVYRPDFGSRLSELVFAPMNTQTLLLIRLHVREALETWEPRIELDAVRTDPDPVRGRVDIIIDYHLKDRHEPRSLVYPFYLSQGGE encoded by the coding sequence ATGGCAGAAGTACCTGATAACCAGCAGGCTTACCTGGGTACTGGATTAGCTTTCCCCTTACGGTTAACCGTCCAAGGAAGCATCCAACTCAGTTCAGCAGAACGGAACATCGAAGAATCCATTTGGCTCATCCTGCGGACGGATGTGGGCGAACGTGTCTATCGGCCTGATTTCGGCTCTCGCCTGTCTGAATTAGTCTTTGCGCCGATGAATACTCAAACCCTATTGCTGATCCGGTTGCACGTCCGCGAAGCATTGGAAACATGGGAACCGCGCATCGAATTAGATGCAGTGCGTACCGATCCTGACCCGGTTCGGGGCCGGGTTGATATTATTATTGATTACCATCTAAAAGACCGTCACGAGCCGCGCAGTTTAGTCTATCCTTTCTATTTATCCCAAGGCGGGGAGTAA
- a CDS encoding DUF4280 domain-containing protein, whose product MAVQVCMGATIMCSFGVAPSSLIVIPKGPPVMAGGPLAATIMDHIPIANIPPFGMCTSLANPAVASATAAALGVLTPMPCVPVIPAPWVTGSPTVLINNYPALNNTSKCMCTWAGVISVVYPGQVTVLIP is encoded by the coding sequence ATGGCTGTACAAGTATGTATGGGTGCAACGATTATGTGCAGCTTTGGCGTGGCGCCCAGTTCGTTGATTGTCATTCCAAAGGGGCCACCAGTTATGGCTGGAGGGCCGCTAGCAGCCACGATTATGGATCACATTCCTATAGCAAATATTCCGCCTTTTGGTATGTGTACTTCCCTGGCAAATCCGGCTGTGGCGTCTGCAACTGCGGCGGCACTAGGAGTATTGACCCCTATGCCATGCGTGCCTGTTATTCCGGCTCCTTGGGTAACAGGTTCGCCAACTGTTTTGATCAACAATTATCCTGCTCTCAATAACACATCAAAATGTATGTGTACGTGGGCTGGAGTTATTTCGGTTGTATACCCTGGACAAGTAACAGTATTAATACCGTGA